Genomic segment of Truepera radiovictrix DSM 17093:
CATGGCCTCTAGGTCGAGCGCTCCCGGCACGAAGAGGACGCGGCGCCGCTCCAACGCCGACCCGGCGCGCGACGCCCGCAGGAGCCGCATCCGGTACAGGTAGCGGCGGTAGCAGCAGCTAAACTGCGCCTCGAAGCTCCGCGGCACCTCCTCGGCGTGCAGCACCCGCACGTCCGGCGGGAGGCGGGCGTTGAGCGCCGCCGGCACCTTGGCGACGGGGATGCGGTCGTCGGTGTCGTAGTGCGCGACCATCGCGAGCGCGTGCACGCCCGCGTCGGTGCGGCCCGCAGCGTGCGCTTTGGGTCTGGCGCCGGGGAGGGTGGCGAGCGCCGCCTCGAGCACCCCCTGCACCGTGCGCACGGGGTGCGCCGCGCCCGCTTGCACCTGCCAACCGAAAAAGTCGGTGCCGTCGAACTCGAGGGTCAGCTTAATCCGCCGCACGCACCACCTTGACGCGGGGCCACACCCAGCTCACCAGCGCGGGCACGAGCAGCAGACCGGCGTAGCCGATCACCAGGTAGCGCGCGAAGCCCCCCAGGGGGTCGCGCTTGAGCGCTTCGGGCAGCAGCAGGCTCGAGAGAAGAAGCGCAGCGAACACCAACGCGACGCCGAAAGCGGCGGCGACGAGGCGCTGCCAGAGCGCTCTGGGCGGCGCGTAGGGGGCCAAAAGGGGCGCGGTCAAAAAGGCGGCGAGCGCCCCCAAGATGAGGTCGGGCTCGAGCCCAGGGGGCGGCAGCAGCAGCATGAGCGCGAGCGGCGCGAGCACCCCGAGCGCCACGCGCGCCCCTTTAGGGACGCCCTGTAAGCGTCCCCAGAGGGGCTCCGCGGCGCGCACGAGCCCTAAAAAGAGCGCGCCGAGGGCGAGCCCGCCTAGCACGTCGGCGAGCACGTGCACCCCCAGATAGAGGCGCGAAAGCGAGACGAGGGCGACGAGGGCGAGCGCGAGCGCCCAGAACCAACGGCGGCGCAGCCACAGGGCGGCGTAGCCCCAGAAGGTCAGGCTGCTCTGCGCGTGCGCGCTCGGAAACCCGGGTCCGAGCGCCCCGGCGACCGCCTCGGGGGTGCGGCCGAGCGCGGGGTCGAGCTCAAAGGGCCGCGGCGTGCCCACGAGCCCCTTGAGGTGAAAGTTTACGAAAAAGGTGACCAGGACGAAGACCCCCAACCGCTGCCCGAGGCGCGCGTCGAGCGCCAAGTAGACGCTAAGTAGCAGCACGATGTACGCCCCTTCCGACCCAAGGTCGGTGACGAGCTGAAAAAAGCGGTCGAGGGCGGGGGAGGCGAAGCTCTGCAGAAAAAGAACCGTGTCCACGTCTGTACCCTTACCGTACCCTTCTCGCGACCCTCGGCGACACCCTGAAGTCACCCTGAAGTGCGGTGGCGGCGCGGGCGCTTCGCCGACGCTCACCGAAGCGCCCAAGGAGCGCTGGCGCGGGGGTGCCCCCGGTGCCCCGCTGATTGTAGCACCTGCTAAGCAGGCGCCCCGCACCGACCCGAACGCGTAACGCGGCGCGCAAGTGACGGCGTTACAAACAATGCTTTTACATGTCCTTCACATGTTGTCTTTAGCTTCGGCTCCCTAAAATCATCTCGGAACAACGCCCGAGTTTGCCGTCTCTCAAACGAATGGGGCGTTTTCACGTCATGCCGGAGGTTATCTGTGAACCGCTTTCCTTCGTCGCTGCTGCCTGTGTTGTGCGGTTTTCTCATCCTAGGGGGGGCGTCTGCGCAGCCGCAAGACGCCGAGGCGCCCCAGACGGACTACCGCGGGCTGGCGCTCACCACCCCCTTTCCAGCTACGAGCGTGAGCCTAGAGGAGACGACGACGCTTGAACTCACCGTGCGCAACTACGGTCTGCCGCCGCAGCTGCTCGACCTCACGGTGAGCGAGGCGCCCGAGGGGTGGACGGTGACCTTTTTGGGCAACGGGGTGCCCGTCAAGCAGGTGCAGGTCGGCCCCGACGAGAGCGTGGAGCTCAGTTTGCAGGTCGAACCCCCCGCCGAGGCGGAGCCGGGCGACTACACCCTGACGCTGCGCGCCGAAGGGGAGGGGGTGAGCGACGAGCTGCCGCTCACGCTCACCCTCGCGCAGCTTCTGCCGCCGCGCCTGAGTTTGACGAGCGAGCTGCCCGCGCTGCGGGGGGGGCCGACGACGTCGTTTACCTTTAACGTCCGCCTGCAAAACGAGAGCAGCACCGACGCCACCGCCACCTTGCAGGCGCAGACGCCCCCTGGGTTTAGCGTGGCGTTTCGCAGCGGCGGCAACGAGGTCACGAGCATCCCGGTCGCGGCGGGGGAGACGCAGTCGTTAAGCGTTGAGGTGTCGCCGCCGCCGAACGTCACCGCGGGCGACTACGAGGTGCTGGTGCAGGCGACCTCGGAGCGGGCGCAGGCCGAGCTGCCGCTGGGCTTAGAGATCACCGGGCGACCCGAACTGAACCTCACGAGCGTCGACGGGGTGCTCTCGGCGCGGGCCGCTATCGGTCAGAGCACGCCGCTGCAGCTTGTCGTGCTGAATACCGGCAGCGCCCCCGCCGAAGACGTGTCGTTTTCGGCGACCACGCCCGACGGGTGGACGGCGACCTTCGAACCCGAGACGCTGCCGCGCCTCGAGCCGGGCCAGCAGGAGCAGGTGCGGCTCAACCTCACCCCGGCGGAGAACGCGATCGCCGGCGACTACGTCCTGACGCTGCGGGCCTCGGGCGAAGGGCTCTCGGAGTCGGCGGACTTTCGCATCACCACCACCACCTCGACGCTCTGGGGTGGGGTCGCCGTGGCGGTCATCGCCGTCGCGCTCCTCGTGATGGGGGGCGCCGTGGCCCGCTTCGGGAGGCGGTAGGGGTGCGCGCGGAGGCGTCTATGGCCCCCGCGGCGCCTGCGGTGCGCGTCGCACCCGCGAGCGCCGCGGCGCCGGTGATCGAGGCCGAGGGGCTCAGCAAGCGTTACGGCACTTTCGTCGCCGTCGCGGGGCTTGACCTGCGCGTCGCGCCGGGGGAGGTCTACGGGCTTTTAGGCCCCAACGGTTCGGGGAAGACGACGACGATCCTCATGCTCTTGGGGCTCACCGAACCGAGCGGGGGGCGGGTGCGGGTGCTCGGCTTCGACCCCGCTCGCGAACCGCTCGAGGTCAAACGCCGGGTCGGCTACCTGCCGGACGCGGTAGGGTTTTACGACGACCTCTCCGCCCGCGAGAACCTGCGCTACAGCGCCCGCTTGATGGGGTTGCCGCGGGCCGAGCGCGAGGGGCGGATCGAGGCGGTGCTCACGCGTATGGGGCTCGCCGAGGTCGCCGACAAACGCGTCGGGGCCTTTTCGCGGGGGATGCGCCAGCGTCTGGGGCTCGCCGAGGTGCTCCTCAAAGCCCCGCAGGTGGCCGTGCTCGACGAGCCGACCGCCAGCTTGGACCCGAGCTCGGCGGACGAGTTTTTAGACCTCATCCGCTCGCTTAAAGCCGAAGGCATCACCGTGCTGCTCTCCTCGCACCTGCTGCACCAGGTGCAGGCGGTGTGCGACCGCGTCGGGCTCTTTCGCGCGGGGCGGCTCGAGCTCGAGGGCACCGTCGAGGCGCTGTCGCAGCGGGTGTTGGGGAGCGCTTATCACATCGAGGTCGAAGCCCACGGGGAAGCGGTCGAGGCGGCTCTCAGGGGCGTGCCGGGGGTGCTGGGGGTCGAGCGCCGCGGCGCGGGGCGCTACCGCGCCGCGGCGCGCACCGATCTGCGCCCGCAGCTCGCCGCGGCGGTCGCGGGGTGCGGGGGGGCGCTCTACGGGTTGCAGCTCGAGGCGCGTTCGCTCGACGAGGTCTACGCCCACCACTTCGGGCGCGCGGGGCGCGCCGCGCACCCCGAGGAGGTCGGTCGTGGCGTCGCTTAGCCGCTCCCGGCGCGGCAGCCCCTGGACGGGGCTCGGCGCGGTCGTCGGTAAAGAGCTCGCCGACCACTTCGCGAGCGTGCGGGTGCGGCTTCTAGAGGGGCTCGTGCTGCTCACCGCGCTCGGCACCGTCTACGCCGCTACCCAGGCGCTTCGCGGCGCCGACCCGAACACCTTCCCCTTTTTGCAGCTCTTTACCGCCGCCCAGGAGCCGCTGCCGTCGTTCGTGGCGTTTTTGGGCTTTCTGGTCCCCTTGATGGCCATCGCCCTCGGCTTCGACGCGGTCAACAGCGAGTTCGGCCGCCGCACCCTCAGCCGCCTGCTCTCACACCCCATCTACCGCGACGCGCTCCTTTTCGGCAAGTTCGTAGCGGGTCTTTTAACCCTCCTCATCACCCTGCTCGCGCTCTGGCTGCTGGTCGTCGGCATGGGGATCTTTTTCCTCGGCGCCCCGCCCAGCCTCGAGGAGATCGCGCGCAGCCTCCTTTTTCTCGTGGCGACGCTCGCCTACGCGGGGGTGTGGTTGGCGCTGGCGCTGCTCTTTTCGGTGCTCTTCCGGCAGAGCGCGACCTCGGCGATGGCCGCGCTCGCCGTGTGGCTGCTTTTCGCCGTGTTCTGGCCCCTGCTCGTTTCGCTCATCGTGCCCCTCGCGCAACCGCTACAAGCGCAAGACCCCTTGGGCGCCGCCCTCGCGCAAGCGCGGCTCGAGGACGCCCTGGCGCGCCTGTCGCCCAACACGCTTTTCAGCGAGAGCACGCTCGTGCTGCTCAACCCCGCGACCCGCACTCTCGGACCGGTGCTCTTTAGCCAGCTCCAGGGGGCGCTGGTCGGGGCGCCTTTGCCCCTGGGGCAGAGTCTGCTCCTCATCTGGCCGCAGCTGACGGGGCTCATAGCCGCCACCATCCTCCTCTTTACCCTCGCCTACGTGCTCTTTCAGCGGCAGGAGATCCGCGCGTAACGGGGGGCGCGCAGCGCGTGCCAGGTTACGCGTCGCTGCTCGGCGGTGCGGGTCGGGACAAGGCGTGGCGGACCTGCACAGTGACCGATAGGCTCGAGTCGCCCCCCCCGCGCCGCAGCCCGCGCACGGGCGGCAGGTCGTCGTAGTCGCGCCCGTGTCCGATCTTGACGTGCGCGGGCGACACCAAGCAGCCGTTCGTGGGGTCGAAGCCGACCCAACCGCTCCCCGGCAAAAAGGCTTCAACCCAGGCGTGCGACGCCTCCGCCCCGATAAGCCGCTCGTCGCCGCGAGGTTTTGAGTGGATGTAGCCCGAAACGTAGCGCGCGGGGATGCCGGAGCTGCGGCACAGCGCCAACATGGCGTGCGCGAAATCTTGACAGACGCCCGAAGCGTGCTGGGCGAAGTCAGCGAGCGGCGTGTTCACGTCCGTAGCGTCGGGGGCGTAGGTAAAGCGCCCGTGCAGGTAGCTAGTCATGGCGCTCACGTAGCCCACGAGGTCGCCCTCCGGGTCTAGAGGCAGCGCCCCGAAGACGCGGTGCCAGTTCTCGTTGAGGGGCACGCGCGCGGTCGGGGCTAAAAACTCGAAGAAGCGGTGGCGCAGCTCCGGCAGCGTCCGGGCGCTCACCGCCAGAGGGGCCGGCGTCTCGTAGGTGACGACCGTGGAACGTGCGGTGATCACCAGCTCCGTGTGGTCGTGGGGCAGGTGAAA
This window contains:
- a CDS encoding phosphatase PAP2 family protein, whose protein sequence is MDTVLFLQSFASPALDRFFQLVTDLGSEGAYIVLLLSVYLALDARLGQRLGVFVLVTFFVNFHLKGLVGTPRPFELDPALGRTPEAVAGALGPGFPSAHAQSSLTFWGYAALWLRRRWFWALALALVALVSLSRLYLGVHVLADVLGGLALGALFLGLVRAAEPLWGRLQGVPKGARVALGVLAPLALMLLLPPPGLEPDLILGALAAFLTAPLLAPYAPPRALWQRLVAAAFGVALVFAALLLSSLLLPEALKRDPLGGFARYLVIGYAGLLLVPALVSWVWPRVKVVRAAD
- a CDS encoding ABC transporter ATP-binding protein, coding for MAPAAPAVRVAPASAAAPVIEAEGLSKRYGTFVAVAGLDLRVAPGEVYGLLGPNGSGKTTTILMLLGLTEPSGGRVRVLGFDPAREPLEVKRRVGYLPDAVGFYDDLSARENLRYSARLMGLPRAEREGRIEAVLTRMGLAEVADKRVGAFSRGMRQRLGLAEVLLKAPQVAVLDEPTASLDPSSADEFLDLIRSLKAEGITVLLSSHLLHQVQAVCDRVGLFRAGRLELEGTVEALSQRVLGSAYHIEVEAHGEAVEAALRGVPGVLGVERRGAGRYRAAARTDLRPQLAAAVAGCGGALYGLQLEARSLDEVYAHHFGRAGRAAHPEEVGRGVA
- a CDS encoding ABC transporter permease, with amino-acid sequence MASLSRSRRGSPWTGLGAVVGKELADHFASVRVRLLEGLVLLTALGTVYAATQALRGADPNTFPFLQLFTAAQEPLPSFVAFLGFLVPLMAIALGFDAVNSEFGRRTLSRLLSHPIYRDALLFGKFVAGLLTLLITLLALWLLVVGMGIFFLGAPPSLEEIARSLLFLVATLAYAGVWLALALLFSVLFRQSATSAMAALAVWLLFAVFWPLLVSLIVPLAQPLQAQDPLGAALAQARLEDALARLSPNTLFSESTLVLLNPATRTLGPVLFSQLQGALVGAPLPLGQSLLLIWPQLTGLIAATILLFTLAYVLFQRQEIRA
- a CDS encoding transglutaminase family protein — its product is MVLDVTHTTHYRYSQPAWDSFNELWLQPTDDHRQTRLAFELDIAPKVTVRTHRDRFDNLIHHFHLPHDHTELVITARSTVVTYETPAPLAVSARTLPELRHRFFEFLAPTARVPLNENWHRVFGALPLDPEGDLVGYVSAMTSYLHGRFTYAPDATDVNTPLADFAQHASGVCQDFAHAMLALCRSSGIPARYVSGYIHSKPRGDERLIGAEASHAWVEAFLPGSGWVGFDPTNGCLVSPAHVKIGHGRDYDDLPPVRGLRRGGGDSSLSVTVQVRHALSRPAPPSSDA
- a CDS encoding NEW3 domain-containing protein translates to MNRFPSSLLPVLCGFLILGGASAQPQDAEAPQTDYRGLALTTPFPATSVSLEETTTLELTVRNYGLPPQLLDLTVSEAPEGWTVTFLGNGVPVKQVQVGPDESVELSLQVEPPAEAEPGDYTLTLRAEGEGVSDELPLTLTLAQLLPPRLSLTSELPALRGGPTTSFTFNVRLQNESSTDATATLQAQTPPGFSVAFRSGGNEVTSIPVAAGETQSLSVEVSPPPNVTAGDYEVLVQATSERAQAELPLGLEITGRPELNLTSVDGVLSARAAIGQSTPLQLVVLNTGSAPAEDVSFSATTPDGWTATFEPETLPRLEPGQQEQVRLNLTPAENAIAGDYVLTLRASGEGLSESADFRITTTTSTLWGGVAVAVIAVALLVMGGAVARFGRR
- the truA gene encoding tRNA pseudouridine(38-40) synthase TruA produces the protein MRRIKLTLEFDGTDFFGWQVQAGAAHPVRTVQGVLEAALATLPGARPKAHAAGRTDAGVHALAMVAHYDTDDRIPVAKVPAALNARLPPDVRVLHAEEVPRSFEAQFSCCYRRYLYRMRLLRASRAGSALERRRVLFVPGALDLEAMQRAAPRFEGTRDFAALATQESRTTVRTVYRCRLGAAGPDLTLDIAADGFLRNMVRAVVGTLLWVGEGKLAPEDVSALLAARDRRRAGPNAPPHGLYFAEAGYEPWGTRAEDAE